A window of Rhodococcus sp. SGAir0479 contains these coding sequences:
- a CDS encoding 3-isopropylmalate dehydrogenase, with the protein MKLAVIPGDGIGVEVTAEALKVLRKLVPDVETTEFDLGAKRYNDTGDLLPDAELDAIRQHDAILLGAIGDPRYVAPGILERGLLLNMRFLLDHHVNLRPARTYPGSSSPLAANPDIDFIVVREGTEGPYTGNGGSIRVGTPHEVATEVSVNTWFGAERVVRAAYELAQTRRKRLTLIHKTNVLSNAGRIWTRAMETVGAEYPDVETAYCHIDAATIYMVTDPTRFDVIVTDNLFGDIITDLAGAVTGGIGLAASGNIDASGTNPSMFEPVHGSAPDIAGQGIADPTAAILSAAMLLRHLGRADDAARIEAAVEADLAARGDAPIVTTEVGDRIAAAL; encoded by the coding sequence ATGAAGCTTGCGGTCATCCCCGGTGACGGCATCGGTGTCGAGGTCACGGCGGAAGCGCTGAAGGTACTGCGGAAGCTGGTGCCGGACGTGGAGACCACCGAGTTCGACCTCGGGGCCAAGCGCTACAACGACACCGGTGATCTCCTCCCGGACGCCGAACTCGACGCGATCCGTCAGCACGACGCGATCCTGCTGGGCGCCATCGGCGATCCGCGGTACGTCGCCCCGGGCATCCTCGAGCGCGGGCTGCTGCTGAACATGCGGTTCCTGCTCGATCACCACGTGAATCTGCGTCCGGCCCGCACCTACCCGGGTTCGAGCTCGCCGCTGGCCGCGAACCCGGACATCGACTTCATCGTGGTCCGCGAGGGCACCGAGGGCCCGTACACCGGCAACGGCGGTTCGATCCGCGTCGGCACCCCGCACGAGGTCGCGACCGAGGTCTCGGTGAACACGTGGTTCGGCGCCGAGCGCGTCGTCCGCGCCGCGTACGAGCTGGCGCAGACCCGGCGTAAGCGCCTGACGCTCATCCACAAGACCAACGTGCTCTCCAACGCGGGCCGCATCTGGACCCGCGCGATGGAGACCGTCGGCGCCGAGTACCCGGACGTCGAGACCGCGTACTGCCACATCGACGCGGCCACCATCTACATGGTCACCGACCCCACCCGCTTCGACGTGATCGTCACCGACAACCTCTTCGGCGACATCATCACCGACCTCGCGGGTGCGGTCACCGGTGGTATCGGCCTGGCTGCCAGCGGCAACATCGACGCCTCGGGCACCAACCCGTCGATGTTCGAGCCGGTCCACGGCTCGGCGCCGGACATCGCCGGTCAGGGCATCGCCGACCCGACCGCCGCGATCCTGTCGGCCGCGATGCTGCTGCGTCACCTCGGCCGCGCGGACGACGCCGCCCGCATCGAGGCGGCCGTCGAGGCCGATCTGGCCGCGCGCGGCGACGCCCCGATCGTCACCACCGAGGTCGGCGACCGGATCGCTGCCGCCCTCTAG